The proteins below are encoded in one region of Halalkalicoccus jeotgali B3:
- a CDS encoding GNAT family N-acetyltransferase codes for MSYEIETEPPTPAEFVSLRRAAGLNPHTEAAARRGLGNELFAVTVRDGERAVGMGRIVGDGATVYQIVDIAVHPNRQGEGLGRRVMEELLAYLDENAPETAYVNLIANVPEFYERFGFEACAPELVGMDRQG; via the coding sequence ATGAGCTACGAAATCGAGACCGAACCGCCCACGCCCGCGGAGTTCGTCTCGCTGCGCCGCGCCGCGGGGTTGAACCCCCACACCGAGGCGGCCGCCCGCCGCGGACTGGGCAACGAGCTGTTCGCGGTGACCGTCCGCGACGGCGAGCGGGCGGTCGGAATGGGACGGATCGTCGGCGACGGGGCAACCGTCTATCAGATCGTCGATATCGCCGTCCATCCCAACCGGCAGGGCGAGGGACTCGGCCGGCGGGTGATGGAGGAGCTGCTCGCGTATCTCGACGAGAACGCCCCCGAGACGGCCTACGTCAACCTGATCGCGAACGTTCCGGAGTTCTACGAACGGTTCGGCTTCGAGGCGTGTGCCCCCGAGTTAGTCGGGATGGACCGGCAGGGTTGA
- a CDS encoding translation initiation factor IF-5A, with translation MVTQQKQVRDLQEGGYVMMDEAACKITHYSTAKPGKHGSAKARVEGKGVFDSKKRSFSQPVDAKIRVPIIERKQGQVISVESDTVAQVMDLDTYETITISTPSDADLSPEDSIEYLEMEGQRKIV, from the coding sequence ATGGTAACGCAGCAAAAGCAGGTTCGCGATCTGCAGGAGGGCGGCTACGTCATGATGGACGAGGCGGCGTGTAAGATCACCCACTACAGTACTGCGAAACCGGGCAAACACGGCAGCGCGAAAGCCCGCGTCGAAGGCAAGGGCGTCTTCGACAGCAAGAAACGCAGCTTCTCCCAGCCCGTCGACGCGAAGATCCGCGTCCCGATAATCGAGCGAAAGCAGGGCCAGGTCATCAGCGTCGAGAGCGACACCGTCGCACAGGTGATGGACCTCGACACCTACGAGACCATCACGATCAGCACGCCCTCCGATGCCGACCTCTCGCCCGAGGACAGCATCGAGTACCTCGAGATGGAAGGCCAGCGAAAGATCGTCTGA
- the speB gene encoding agmatinase, protein MFPGASAPREDAEYVVVGAPLDVSTSFQPGTRFGPDRIRTFAEAFDDYDRRTDRHFSALSVSDHGDVHAWNDVPAYIEYLSGVLRDVVWDDAIPLLLGGEHTVSTAGVRATEPELFVTIDAHLDLRSEYDGDEWSHACITRRVLETAEEAIVVGARTGSEEEWERAAEGDVTVVAPEDASTWLGSTDATERLSGRDVYLSVDIDGTDPGFAPGTGTKEPFGLTPREMREVVRVVAPHAVGFDVVEVNDRDDGQAAALGGKLLREFVHEHANNRT, encoded by the coding sequence ATGTTTCCCGGTGCGTCGGCACCACGCGAGGACGCCGAGTACGTGGTCGTCGGCGCGCCCCTCGACGTCTCGACGAGTTTCCAGCCCGGCACGCGGTTCGGCCCCGATCGAATCCGAACGTTCGCCGAGGCGTTCGACGACTACGACCGACGGACCGACCGGCACTTCTCTGCCCTCTCCGTGTCCGATCACGGTGACGTCCACGCCTGGAACGACGTGCCCGCATACATCGAGTACCTCTCGGGTGTGCTTCGCGACGTCGTCTGGGACGACGCGATCCCCCTGCTTCTGGGCGGCGAACACACCGTCAGCACCGCGGGCGTCCGAGCGACCGAGCCCGAACTGTTCGTCACGATCGACGCCCATCTGGACCTCCGGAGCGAGTACGACGGCGACGAGTGGTCCCACGCCTGTATCACCCGGCGAGTACTGGAGACGGCCGAAGAGGCGATCGTCGTCGGTGCTCGCACGGGAAGCGAAGAAGAGTGGGAGCGCGCCGCCGAGGGGGACGTCACGGTCGTCGCGCCCGAGGACGCAAGCACGTGGCTCGGCTCGACCGACGCGACGGAGCGCCTCTCGGGACGAGACGTCTACCTGAGCGTCGACATCGACGGGACGGACCCCGGTTTCGCCCCCGGGACGGGCACCAAAGAGCCGTTCGGGCTGACCCCCCGCGAGATGCGTGAGGTCGTTCGGGTGGTCGCGCCCCACGCTGTCGGATTCGACGTCGTCGAGGTCAACGACCG
- a CDS encoding molybdopterin molybdotransferase MoeA has translation MSQDDLQRSGFKERTRIDEARERLLDRVTPHERSERVSLARADGRTLAARVSAPKPVPGYDRAAMDGYAVRAADTFGASERSPNLLREGEDVGPETAVQVHTGSELPAGADAVVMIEQVAEIGGELEVSDAVAEGENVGPTGEDVSEGQTLYEPGHRVRPSDLGLLKSVGLTDVAVRERPTVSVIPTGEELVQADPQPGEVIETNALTVSRFVDRWGGRPTYRDIVTDDHEALRAAIQRDLTKDLIVTTGGSSVGERDLIPEVVDDIGEVLVHGVALKPGHPVALGIVEDTPVLMLPGYPVACIVNAVQFLRPALKRAGGMACEDHPTTEAALERKIRSEPGIRTFARVKLDRDGGEPTALPTRVSGSGVLSSVALADGWVVVPEEREGIAEGETVAVENWEWSP, from the coding sequence ATGAGTCAGGACGACCTCCAGCGCTCGGGGTTCAAAGAGCGCACGCGGATCGACGAGGCCCGCGAGCGGTTGCTCGATCGAGTCACGCCACACGAGCGAAGCGAGCGGGTCTCGCTTGCGCGCGCGGACGGTCGGACGCTCGCCGCCCGCGTGTCGGCGCCCAAGCCCGTCCCGGGCTACGACCGGGCGGCGATGGACGGCTACGCGGTGCGCGCAGCGGACACCTTCGGCGCGAGCGAGCGCTCGCCGAACCTCTTGCGAGAGGGCGAGGACGTCGGTCCCGAGACCGCGGTTCAGGTTCACACGGGAAGCGAACTCCCCGCGGGCGCGGACGCGGTCGTGATGATCGAACAGGTGGCCGAAATCGGCGGCGAACTGGAGGTCAGCGACGCGGTCGCCGAGGGCGAGAACGTCGGGCCGACGGGGGAGGACGTATCGGAGGGCCAGACGCTCTACGAGCCGGGCCACCGGGTTCGGCCCTCGGATCTCGGCCTCCTGAAATCGGTCGGGCTGACGGACGTGGCGGTCCGCGAGCGACCCACCGTCTCGGTAATCCCGACCGGCGAGGAACTCGTTCAGGCGGACCCCCAACCGGGCGAGGTGATCGAGACGAACGCGCTAACCGTCTCGCGGTTCGTCGATCGCTGGGGCGGCCGGCCCACCTATCGGGATATCGTCACCGATGACCACGAGGCCCTTCGGGCGGCGATACAGCGCGACCTCACCAAGGACCTGATCGTCACGACAGGGGGGTCCTCGGTGGGCGAACGCGACCTCATCCCCGAGGTCGTCGACGACATCGGCGAGGTGCTCGTCCACGGTGTCGCCCTCAAACCGGGCCACCCGGTTGCCTTAGGTATCGTCGAGGATACTCCCGTACTGATGCTACCGGGCTATCCCGTCGCGTGCATCGTCAACGCCGTGCAGTTCCTCCGGCCGGCGCTCAAACGCGCGGGCGGGATGGCCTGTGAGGATCACCCCACGACCGAGGCGGCCCTCGAACGCAAGATCAGAAGCGAGCCCGGAATCCGGACGTTCGCGCGGGTGAAACTCGACCGGGACGGTGGGGAACCCACGGCGCTTCCCACGCGGGTCAGCGGCTCGGGCGTGCTTTCGAGCGTGGCGCTTGCGGACGGCTGGGTTGTCGTGCCCGAGGAGCGCGAGGGGATCGCCGAGGGCGAGACCGTCGCCGTCGAGAACTGGGAGTGGTCGCCATGA
- a CDS encoding Hsp20/alpha crystallin family protein gives MSALREALRELPEAVFADLLEGEEAYLVVIDLPGTTGETTEITTEDRRIRVEARREKTVPADFEYVREDRSLFVDLDLPLPPDAIGEDAHATLDQGVLELEIPRRPPTEETIIPIEDA, from the coding sequence ATGTCAGCGCTGCGCGAGGCCCTGCGGGAGTTGCCCGAAGCCGTTTTCGCCGACCTGCTCGAAGGTGAGGAGGCGTATCTGGTGGTGATCGACCTGCCCGGCACGACGGGCGAGACCACCGAGATCACGACCGAAGACCGCCGGATTCGGGTCGAAGCGCGCCGCGAGAAGACGGTCCCCGCTGACTTCGAGTACGTCCGCGAGGACCGTTCGCTGTTCGTGGATCTGGACTTGCCCCTGCCCCCGGACGCGATCGGCGAGGACGCCCACGCGACCCTCGATCAGGGCGTCCTCGAACTGGAAATCCCCCGCCGACCGCCGACCGAGGAGACGATCATCCCGATCGAGGACGCATAG
- a CDS encoding GIDE domain-containing protein, with product MVLASPIAFLVLVVCGVVVLGSILVAGREFHTAYRVFSAPTGRVSDLLTDSEGAIELHGTARTTDGTVPGPVTGTECLLAEVVVEEYESNQHGGSWTEVDSATRSRPFVLADDSGSVLVDPRAANVRLGRDVEEVRVDGGTAPSEQIRRYIEDNDDLSSENTHLDVGPLSLSTGTDRRYTERRLRPGGAVYVLGRARPESGRAGSVNAVVGADVESGTRLLVSDRSPRATGLRALGRGGLYLVPGALVAGICLLVFVA from the coding sequence ATGGTCCTCGCCTCCCCGATCGCGTTCCTCGTGCTCGTGGTCTGTGGGGTCGTCGTCCTCGGGTCGATCCTCGTCGCCGGCCGCGAGTTCCACACCGCCTACCGGGTGTTCTCGGCCCCGACCGGGCGGGTAAGCGATCTGCTGACCGATTCGGAGGGAGCGATCGAACTCCACGGCACCGCACGGACCACAGACGGGACGGTCCCGGGCCCCGTTACCGGCACGGAGTGCCTGCTCGCGGAGGTCGTCGTCGAGGAGTACGAGTCGAACCAGCACGGCGGTTCGTGGACCGAGGTCGATTCGGCAACCCGGTCGAGACCGTTCGTGCTCGCGGACGACTCAGGGAGCGTACTCGTCGATCCGCGCGCGGCCAACGTACGGCTCGGGCGGGACGTCGAGGAAGTCCGTGTCGACGGCGGGACCGCCCCGTCCGAGCAGATCCGGCGGTACATCGAGGACAACGACGACCTCTCCAGTGAGAACACCCACCTCGACGTGGGACCGCTCTCGTTGTCGACGGGGACGGACCGGCGCTACACCGAACGGCGGCTCCGGCCCGGCGGGGCTGTCTACGTCCTCGGGCGGGCTCGACCCGAATCGGGGCGTGCGGGCAGCGTCAACGCGGTGGTCGGGGCGGACGTCGAATCGGGGACCCGACTGCTGGTATCGGATCGCTCGCCGCGGGCGACGGGGCTTCGCGCGCTCGGTCGCGGCGGATTGTATCTCGTGCCGGGGGCGCTCGTCGCGGGGATCTGCCTGCTCGTGTTCGTCGCCTGA
- a CDS encoding ABC1 kinase family protein, whose amino-acid sequence MVRLRAYRRFFVVAWQFLPLLWAYTRDRRRFVFFGRGRQVDVETQRERANRLLESLLTLGPTFIKLGQLLSTRPDVLPPAYIEELSKLQDEVPPAEWAEAKKVLEEDLGPVEERFSEFNRNAISGASLGQVYRAYIDDRLVAVKVRRPDIESLIEADLRVIKFSLPLLLRFVQDAQAFSLENLSEEFAKTIREEMDYEREADMLREIRGNFAGNDRVRIPGIVESHSTGRVLTMEYIGGTKISNVRELDEKGIDRHELAETLQRTYLQMIIDDGVFHADPHPGNLAVREDGAIVFYDFGMSGRVDPFIQGKIVEFYIAVANQDIDAILDTLIEMGTLSPEADRQVMGEVMELAIADVRGEQIEQYRVNQIISQIENTIYEFPLRLPSNLALVLRVATVVEGVCVTLDPDFDFIETATEYLSEEGYREETAKQVAEETGRELWDSTRASIRLPQTADRTLTKLERGNVAVNVDIEDPNNVFDRFAKRLIYGLILSVTLISTSIIYAFRAWQPAVVPALVSVFIIYVLYRSFKSRRKGIRARPQFTRQSMRRRREE is encoded by the coding sequence ATGGTACGGCTCCGTGCGTACCGCCGGTTTTTCGTCGTTGCATGGCAGTTCCTGCCGTTGCTGTGGGCCTATACGCGGGATCGACGCCGATTCGTGTTCTTCGGGCGCGGACGGCAGGTGGACGTCGAAACCCAGCGCGAGCGTGCAAATCGGCTGTTGGAGTCGCTGTTGACGCTGGGACCGACGTTCATCAAACTCGGTCAGTTGCTCTCGACGCGCCCGGATGTCCTCCCGCCGGCGTACATCGAGGAACTCTCGAAGCTCCAAGACGAGGTCCCGCCCGCCGAGTGGGCAGAAGCGAAGAAGGTCCTCGAGGAGGACCTGGGCCCCGTCGAGGAGCGCTTTTCGGAGTTCAACCGCAACGCGATCAGCGGCGCGAGTCTCGGACAGGTCTACCGGGCCTATATCGACGACCGGCTCGTGGCGGTGAAGGTCCGGCGACCCGACATCGAGTCGCTGATCGAGGCCGACCTGCGGGTGATCAAGTTCTCCCTTCCCCTACTGTTGCGGTTCGTCCAGGACGCTCAGGCGTTCTCACTGGAGAACCTCTCGGAGGAGTTCGCGAAGACGATCCGCGAGGAGATGGACTACGAGCGGGAAGCCGACATGCTCCGGGAGATCCGCGGGAACTTCGCGGGCAACGACCGGGTTCGGATCCCCGGGATAGTCGAGAGCCACTCGACGGGACGCGTCCTCACCATGGAGTACATCGGCGGGACGAAGATCAGCAACGTCCGCGAACTCGACGAGAAGGGGATCGACCGCCACGAACTCGCGGAAACCCTGCAACGGACCTACCTCCAGATGATCATCGACGACGGGGTCTTCCACGCCGACCCCCATCCCGGCAACCTCGCGGTTCGCGAGGACGGGGCGATCGTCTTTTATGACTTCGGGATGAGCGGGCGGGTCGACCCGTTCATCCAGGGCAAGATCGTCGAGTTCTACATCGCCGTCGCCAACCAGGACATCGACGCCATTCTGGACACCCTGATCGAGATGGGGACCCTCTCCCCGGAAGCCGACCGGCAGGTGATGGGCGAGGTGATGGAACTGGCGATTGCGGACGTCCGCGGCGAGCAGATCGAACAGTACCGCGTCAACCAGATCATCAGCCAGATCGAAAACACCATCTACGAGTTCCCCCTCCGGTTGCCGTCGAACCTCGCGTTGGTCCTTCGTGTCGCGACGGTCGTCGAGGGTGTCTGTGTCACGCTCGATCCAGACTTCGACTTCATCGAAACCGCGACGGAGTACCTCTCGGAAGAGGGCTATCGCGAGGAGACGGCAAAACAGGTCGCCGAGGAGACCGGCCGGGAGCTGTGGGATTCGACGCGGGCATCGATCCGCCTGCCCCAGACGGCCGACCGCACGCTGACGAAACTCGAACGCGGGAACGTCGCAGTCAACGTCGATATCGAGGACCCGAACAACGTCTTCGACCGGTTCGCAAAGCGGCTGATCTACGGGCTGATCCTCTCGGTGACGCTCATCTCGACGTCGATCATCTACGCGTTTCGGGCCTGGCAGCCCGCCGTCGTCCCCGCGCTGGTGTCGGTGTTCATCATCTACGTGCTCTATCGGTCGTTCAAGAGCCGCCGCAAGGGGATCCGCGCCCGACCGCAGTTCACCCGCCAGAGCATGCGAAGGCGCCGCGAGGAGTGA
- a CDS encoding aminotransferase class I/II-fold pyridoxal phosphate-dependent enzyme encodes MEIAPFELERWFDEYEHEADIMLAESGIRSLPAERFDTDPGQLGYVIPTDGDPEFRAEVGERYGRSAEEVCFTCGTQEANYLVFRSLLDPGDHAVVVTPTYQALSAVPESICAVSQVELEAPDWTLDLDAVADAIRPETRLLVLNNPNNPTGKYHSEETVEALYDLAEENDTYLLCDEVYRLLAEESIAPVASLGEYGISTTSLTKAYGLAGLRFGWIAGPKEVIEGAVRWKDYTTISPSVFGQHVAKQALGGQEEAILEENRELAREHHDRVAAWIDEHGLSWHDPVGVNGFVSVPEGFPDGKSFCRAVVEEESVVLAPGEFFGFEEYFRIGFGLNTEALEEGLDRVGRVIERHE; translated from the coding sequence ATGGAGATCGCCCCCTTCGAGCTCGAACGCTGGTTCGACGAGTACGAACACGAGGCCGATATCATGCTCGCCGAGAGCGGGATCCGAAGCCTCCCCGCAGAGCGCTTCGACACCGACCCCGGACAGCTCGGCTACGTGATTCCGACCGACGGCGATCCCGAGTTCCGTGCCGAAGTCGGGGAGCGCTACGGCCGGTCGGCCGAGGAGGTTTGTTTCACCTGTGGAACCCAGGAGGCGAACTACCTCGTCTTCCGGTCGTTGCTCGACCCCGGAGATCACGCGGTCGTCGTCACGCCGACCTATCAGGCGCTTTCTGCGGTACCCGAGTCGATCTGTGCGGTCTCGCAGGTCGAACTCGAAGCGCCCGACTGGACGCTGGATCTCGATGCGGTCGCGGACGCGATTCGACCCGAGACCCGTCTGCTCGTGCTCAACAACCCAAACAACCCGACCGGGAAGTACCACTCGGAGGAAACGGTCGAGGCGCTGTACGACCTCGCCGAAGAGAACGACACGTACCTGCTCTGTGATGAGGTCTACCGGCTGCTCGCAGAGGAGTCGATCGCGCCGGTGGCCTCGCTTGGCGAGTACGGGATCAGCACGACGAGCCTGACGAAGGCCTACGGGCTCGCCGGACTTCGCTTCGGGTGGATCGCCGGACCAAAGGAAGTGATCGAGGGGGCTGTGCGCTGGAAGGACTACACCACGATCTCGCCGTCGGTCTTCGGTCAGCACGTCGCGAAACAGGCGCTGGGCGGACAGGAGGAGGCGATCCTCGAAGAGAACCGCGAGCTGGCGCGCGAGCATCACGATCGGGTGGCGGCGTGGATCGACGAACACGGGCTGTCGTGGCACGACCCCGTCGGCGTCAACGGGTTCGTCAGCGTGCCCGAGGGGTTTCCCGATGGAAAATCGTTCTGTCGGGCGGTCGTCGAAGAAGAGAGCGTCGTGCTCGCACCGGGGGAGTTCTTCGGCTTCGAGGAGTACTTCCGGATCGGATTTGGACTCAATACCGAGGCCCTCGAGGAGGGTCTCGACCGGGTCGGGCGTGTGATCGAACGCCACGAGTAG